The window GCTTCGGCGAAGTATTGAAACAGGCCGCCGCAGGCGGGTTGGCGCATTGGCGCACCACGCCGGAAGGGCGGCTGGCGGAAATCATTGTGCTCGACCAGTTTTCTCGCAATGTGTACCGCGACACGCCGCAAGCGTTTGCTCAAGACGGGATGGCGCTGGTGTTGGCACAAGAGGCGGTAGCGCAGCCGGGGTTTGCCAACATGCCCGCCGCGCAGCGCAAATTTGTGTTGATGCCGTATATGCATTCGGAGTCGGCGCAAATCCATGCGCAGGCCGAGCCTTTGTTTGCCGCGCTGGATGACCCGCTGACGCAGGATTTTGAAAACCGCCATCGGGCGATTATCGAGCGCTTCGGCCGCTATCCGCACCGCAATGCCATACTCGGCCGCACCGATTCGGCGGAGGAAGCGGCATTTTTGCAGCAAGAAGATTCATCGTTTTAAACCGGAGGGTGATTTGGCCGTCTGAACCGTCTCGGGTTCTATGATACAAAACGAATCTTAGATAGTTGATTTTATTTGTAAAGTGTTGGATTCGAGTGAGCTGTTTTGAATCGCTTGTACAGTAAAACTCAGATCAATGTATCACCGGGAGACAAATTACGAGGGTGTAATACCCATTTACAAAAGTAAGCTAACGGCGGCGAGCCGACGGCAGTACACGCGTACGGCAAGGCGGGTCAACGCCGTTAGCTTATTTGTGTGAATGGGTATGAATGATATTTTCAGACGGCCTTCGGTATGGCTTGCCCAAGCCGTCAATAAGCATCAAGCGGCATGGCCAACAGCGCTTCGCCGCCGTGGTGTACCTGTTCGGCAAAGGTGTTGACCTGGGGCAGCACATAAGCGAAATACACTTTGGCGGTGTGTTGTTGCGCTTGGTAAAACGCTTCGCCCAACGGCGCTTGCGCTTTGCCCGCCAGCGCATCGGCAGCGGCAAGGTAGGCGCGGGCTTCGGCAATGGCGCCGAGGGTGCAGCCCATTTGTTGCAGGTAGGCGTTGGAAGCGGCAGCGGCCAATGCGGGCTGCCCGGACATTTGCGCAACAATGTCGGCCACGCTGCGTTCGGCCAGAATGATGGCCTGTTGCAGGGCATCGGCCAGCGCGGGTTGGGATTGGGCAAGCTGTGCAGCCACGGTTTTGCCGGCTTCCAGCATCGCCAGCGGCACCGCGCCGCCGTTGGCTGCGGTTTTGCGGCCGATTAAATCTAATGCCTGCACGCCGTTGGTGCCTTCATAAATCGGGGTGATGCGGACATCACGCATGTATTGCGCCACGCCGGTTTCTTCTACATAGCCCATGCCGCCGTAAACCTGTATGGCCAGATTGGTGAGCACCACGCCGTTGTCGGTGCACCAGGCTTTCACAATCGGAATCAGATAATCCAGCGTTTGCGCGGCCTGCTTGCGGGCAAGCGGGTCTTCCAGCCCGTGCGCCTTATCGATGGCGGCGGCGGCCTGCATATACAGTGCGCGTTGGGCGGCAAGGGTGGCTTTTTGCACCAGCAGCATGCGGCGTACGTCGGGGTGGTGGATGATGGTGGCCGGGGCGTGGTTTTCGCTGCCCAATTCGCGGCTTTGTACACGCTCTTTGGCATAGGCAAGCGCATTCTGATAGGCGCGTTCGGCCACGGCATGGCCTTCGATGCCCACGCCGAGGCGGGCGTGGTTCATCATGGTAAACATATAGGCCAGCCCTTTGCCGGCTTCGCCGACCAGATAGCCTTCGGCTTCTTCAAACTGCATCACGCAAGTGGGGCTGGCGTGAATACCGAGCTTGTGTTCCAGCCCGACCACATGGGCGGCATTGCGCCCGCCGAGGCTGCCGTCGGCATTCACCAGATATTTCGGCACGATAAACAGCGAAATGCCTTTGACTCCGGGTGCGGCATCGGGCAGACGCGCCAGCACGAGGTGAACGATGTTTTCGGTGATTTCCTGCTCGCCCCAAGTGATGAATACTTTTTGGCCGCTGACGGCATAGGCGCCGTTATCTTTCGGCACCGCTTTGGCGGCCACCTGCCCCAAATCGGTGCCGGCCTGCGGTTCGGTCAGATTCATGGTGCCGCTCCACACACCCTGGCTCATTTTGGGCAGATAAGCCTGCTTCTGCTCGTCAGAGGCATGATTGAAAATCGCTTCAATCGCGCCCAATGTGAGCATGGGCAGCAGCGAAAAGGCCAGATTGGCGGCGCACCACATTTCTTCGCAGGCAGCGGCCACCACCGCCGGCAGGCCTTGACCGTCGTATTCGGCCGGTGCGCGCAAGCCTGCCCAGCCGGCATCGCAATATTCATGATAAGCGCCGGCCAAATCGGGGTGGCTTTCCACTTTGCCGCCGATGAGTTTGGCACCGTTTAAATCGCCGGTGCGGTTGGTGGGTGCGAGCACTTGTTCGGCAAAGCGCGCGGCCTCTTCGAGCACTGCATCCACGGTGTCGGTATCGAGGCCGTCTGAAGCGGGTAAAGCCAAAACTTCGTCTAATTTGCCGTGCACGTGCAGAGCAAAACGCAATTCGTTGACCGGGGCTTGGTAATTCATGGTTTCTCCAATATCAATAAGCTTGTTGTTGTGGTGTGTGCTTACTTTAGCGGCAATCACGCCGCTTGCAAAGGCCGTCTGAAAGCCTTTTTTGGAGCAAAGCGCCTAATCTTTGCGCAGCGGCAAGAAAAGCGTGATGTTGTGTGGTGTTGCGGCACATCTTCCTGTCGAATGATAAACGGGTATCCAGCCTTTCAGACGGCCTCATTGGGATGACAAACCCCGCACATCCCGCTATGCTTGCATCTTTGTCTTTTCAAGCTGCAAACCCCTATGAACATTACCCGAATCATCGCTCAAGAATTAAACGCCACCGCCGCCCAAATCACTGCCGCTGTCGAGCTGCTCGATGACGGCGCCACCGTGCCTTTTATCGCCCGTTACCGCAAAGAAGCCACCGGCGGGCTCGACGACACCCAGTTGCGCACGCTGGCCGAGCGGCTGCAATACCTGCGTGAGCTGGTCGAGCGTAAAGCCACCGTGCTCAAATCGATTGAAGAACAAGGCAAGCTTACCGATGAATTGAAAGCGCAAATTGAAGCGGCCGACAACAAAACCACGCTCGAAGATTTATACCTGCCCTACAAACCCAAGCGCCGCACCAAAGCCCAAATCGCCCGTGAAAACGGTTTGCAGCCCTTGGCAGAATTATTGCTCAACACGCCGTCTGAAAGCCCCGAAGCCGCCGCAGAAAGCTATCTCAACGAGCAAGTGCCCGACACCAAAGCCGCATTAGACGGCGCCCGTGCGATTTTGATGGAACAATTTGCCGAAGATGCCGAACTGATTGGCCGGTTGCGCGAAAAATTGTGGCACGAAGCCGAGATTCACGCCCAAGTGATTGCCGGGCAGGAAACAGCAGGCGAAAAATTCAAAGACTATTTCGACCACCGCGAGCCCGTGCGCAGCATGCCCAGTCACCGCGCCTTGGCCGTTTTGCGCGGCCGCAACGAAAACATTCTTCAGACGGCCTTAAAATACCAGCCCGATGAAACGCCGATTACCGAACAAAGCGAATACGAACAACTCATCGCCAAACAATTCAATATTGAAGACCAAGGCCGCGCCGCCGACAAATGGCTGCGCGACAGCGTGCGCTTGGCATGGCGTGCCAAAATCTTCCTGTCGCTGGAATTGGATGCCTTCAACCGTCTCAAAGAAGCCGCCGACAACGATGCGATTACCGTGTTTGCCCGCAATCTCAAAGATTTGCTGCTGGCCGCCCCCGCCGGCCGCCTGACCACCCTCGGCCTCGATCCCGGCTACCGCAACGGCGTAAAATGCGCCGTGGTAGACGACACCGGCAAGCTGCTCGACACCGTGATTGTGTATTTGCATCAGGAAAACAATATGCTGGCCACCTTGGCCAACCTGATTAAAAAGCACAAGGTCAAACTGATTGCCATCGGCAACGGCACCGCCAGCCGCGAAACCGACAAACTCGCCGGCGAATTG of the Uruburuella testudinis genome contains:
- a CDS encoding DUF924 family protein → MHSQTILDFWFAEETRPHWFAKSNTFDRLIETRFGEVLKQAAAGGLAHWRTTPEGRLAEIIVLDQFSRNVYRDTPQAFAQDGMALVLAQEAVAQPGFANMPAAQRKFVLMPYMHSESAQIHAQAEPLFAALDDPLTQDFENRHRAIIERFGRYPHRNAILGRTDSAEEAAFLQQEDSSF
- a CDS encoding acyl-CoA dehydrogenase family protein, with product MNYQAPVNELRFALHVHGKLDEVLALPASDGLDTDTVDAVLEEAARFAEQVLAPTNRTGDLNGAKLIGGKVESHPDLAGAYHEYCDAGWAGLRAPAEYDGQGLPAVVAAACEEMWCAANLAFSLLPMLTLGAIEAIFNHASDEQKQAYLPKMSQGVWSGTMNLTEPQAGTDLGQVAAKAVPKDNGAYAVSGQKVFITWGEQEITENIVHLVLARLPDAAPGVKGISLFIVPKYLVNADGSLGGRNAAHVVGLEHKLGIHASPTCVMQFEEAEGYLVGEAGKGLAYMFTMMNHARLGVGIEGHAVAERAYQNALAYAKERVQSRELGSENHAPATIIHHPDVRRMLLVQKATLAAQRALYMQAAAAIDKAHGLEDPLARKQAAQTLDYLIPIVKAWCTDNGVVLTNLAIQVYGGMGYVEETGVAQYMRDVRITPIYEGTNGVQALDLIGRKTAANGGAVPLAMLEAGKTVAAQLAQSQPALADALQQAIILAERSVADIVAQMSGQPALAAAASNAYLQQMGCTLGAIAEARAYLAAADALAGKAQAPLGEAFYQAQQHTAKVYFAYVLPQVNTFAEQVHHGGEALLAMPLDAY
- a CDS encoding Tex family protein, whose protein sequence is MNITRIIAQELNATAAQITAAVELLDDGATVPFIARYRKEATGGLDDTQLRTLAERLQYLRELVERKATVLKSIEEQGKLTDELKAQIEAADNKTTLEDLYLPYKPKRRTKAQIARENGLQPLAELLLNTPSESPEAAAESYLNEQVPDTKAALDGARAILMEQFAEDAELIGRLREKLWHEAEIHAQVIAGQETAGEKFKDYFDHREPVRSMPSHRALAVLRGRNENILQTALKYQPDETPITEQSEYEQLIAKQFNIEDQGRAADKWLRDSVRLAWRAKIFLSLELDAFNRLKEAADNDAITVFARNLKDLLLAAPAGRLTTLGLDPGYRNGVKCAVVDDTGKLLDTVIVYLHQENNMLATLANLIKKHKVKLIAIGNGTASRETDKLAGELVQGLPEMKLHKIVVSEAGASIYSASELAAKEFPELDVSLRGAVSIARRLQDPLAELVKIDPKSIGVGQYQHDVNQSQLAKSLDAVVEDCVNAVGVDVNTASAPLLARISGLNQTLAHNIVQYRDENGAFPSRKALLKVPRLGDKTYEQAAGFLRINGGKEPLDASAVHPEAYPVVAKMLADSQICAAELIGNRDKIKQIKPAQYTNEQFGLPTILDILSELEKPGRDPRGEFQTATFAEGINEIKDLQIGMILEGVVSNVANFGAFVDIGVHQDGLVHISTLSDKFVQDPREVVKAGDVVKVKVMEVDAVRKRIALSMRLDDKPGQAVKHDRPSERSTGARRDNRSNTRSQQREKAPNNSAMADAFAKLKR